The Methanosarcina barkeri str. Wiesmoor DNA segment TCTATGGATTCTTCCGTATGTGAAATGTTCTCTCTGGCGTTAATTTTTGATTTTGCAGCTTATTTAAATAGTTAAGCTTATTTCAAAGCTGTTTAACCGATTCTTATCAGAAATCTACTTATCAGAAATCTATGAGGAGAAATCACTATCAGTACAGCTTAAGGTTTCTCTTGTTCTTAAAGGTAAAGGAAGTTAGCCCACTACCCTACAGAAAAAACTACAGACCCCGGCTTTTTAAGCCGAAGTATGAAATTGAATGAATTTATTTTTATGAACTGCAGCAAAAATTATATATATTTCTTACTTTTTGAAAGAAATCAGGGGTTTCTAAGAGAACTTTGCAGTATACGAAGCAAGATACCATTGATCAATATAGCTGCAGGTAACCACAGGTAACTGGAGGTAGTTGCAGACGCATCACGAGCATCTTCTTTTAAAAATGGAATTTATCATGGTCTGGTTAATTGATTCTTGAAACTCTTCTGAAAAATATCCGGCACCAATGTTCTGGTTTAAATGTGCAGGATCTACATAGATATCAGTGGTTGATGTGCAGTTCAGATAGTTGCCTGCATAGTTATTGTACAGGCAGTTATTCTCCAGAATAATGGTATGTGTTTCAGGCAAATAATTAATTACTCCATACCCTGTTCCATCTGGATCTTTTTTGCGTTGTTTGGTATTTGCGATAATATTATTGCGGACAATTGTTGTGTATCCTGTGCCTTTAGGTGACAGGTCAATGTGACCTGAGTTACTATATGTAGGATAAACGTGAGTACCACTTCTAGGGTACATCTGAATAATTGCACCATGATATACTCCATCAAAGGTATTATTTTCAATGAGAGTATCGTAAAATCCGCTTGTCACTATACCTCCCACCCAGTCAATATTAGGATTCTTGCCGGTTTTGTAGAACATATTGTGATAAATATATACATTTTTAGCATCATCCCTGGAATAAGGCCTACAACAGCCTATCAACCAGATTCCAGGTCCATAAGTATTTTGAATAGTATTATTATATATTTTAACATCATTGACGACACCTGTTGTTTTCTCAATCAGAATTCCAGCGCCGCCTGCACTCCAGTGGTAAAAAGAATCTATCAGGTTATCATGGAATTTTACGTGGTTAGAGTTTCTTGATCTGAGACCGGAGTCAGTCCTGACTGTTATGTTATTGTTCCAGGCTTCTACATTCTGGCAGTTTTCGGCAAAAAGCCCATTATGCCCTGTTTTGTATATGAGATTATTGTAAAACTGAATATTGGAACTATTGTCTGCTTTCCAAGCTTCTCCATGCCCGTCATGCATGTACATGTCATGAACTTGAATGTCCCTGGAGTTGCGGAAATGAATCATGTCATAATATCCGTATCCCTTCGGCTTATCCAGATTGTTGTCATGATTCCCATCGATTTCAAATCCTTTTATAGTAACTCCATGTATTCCGGTGCTATTAATCTGTTTTATCATGGGCTTGCCCACTGGCCAGTCTGCCATATCTATAAGTTTAATTACGGCTGTAGGGTCTCCTTCCAGGGTAGTATTATTTCCTATGAAAATAGTATCTGATATATTGTATGTGTTTGGGCCTTTCAAATAAACGGTTGTGAACTGCGGATTTTCTGCAACATATTCAAAAGCCTGATTTATCTCCACCTGATCATCGCTCCCATCGCAGGTGAAGTTTCCACTTTCATTGCCAGTTACCCATACAGTAACATTTGATGGTGCAGGTGAAGAGGTATTTGATGGTGTAAGTGGAGGTTTGGACTGTATTAATATGTGAACAATTATTAAATCCAGTACAATTAAGAGAATGAAAATTAGAATGTAAAATCTTGTTTTCGTCCATTTCTGCTTTATATACCTGAGATAATCTCCAGTCATTTTACTCTCCACTTAGAACTTAGTGAATTTATTTTAGTTAGATTATCCATTTTTAACTTATCTATATTATATAGAGGATATTATTTTAAGGTAATTTACAGAAAAGTACTTCAAACGCTTAAGTCTTTCTAATTAATATGAATATTTATAAAAAATATGTATAAGTTTACGTCAAGAAGCCGAAGATGGATAAATAAAAATATATTTCAGAGGGTTTCTACAGAGGCAGAAAAAGGTTGATTTGATTGGGTTTTTCCAAATAAAGGCAAATTTAATTATTGCAATTCACAATCAAATGCCGAGGATTTAAGTTCTTTATTTTTTATATTAAATTGATTTTTAATACGCTCA contains these protein-coding regions:
- a CDS encoding right-handed parallel beta-helix repeat-containing protein translates to MTGDYLRYIKQKWTKTRFYILIFILLIVLDLIIVHILIQSKPPLTPSNTSSPAPSNVTVWVTGNESGNFTCDGSDDQVEINQAFEYVAENPQFTTVYLKGPNTYNISDTIFIGNNTTLEGDPTAVIKLIDMADWPVGKPMIKQINSTGIHGVTIKGFEIDGNHDNNLDKPKGYGYYDMIHFRNSRDIQVHDMYMHDGHGEAWKADNSSNIQFYNNLIYKTGHNGLFAENCQNVEAWNNNITVRTDSGLRSRNSNHVKFHDNLIDSFYHWSAGGAGILIEKTTGVVNDVKIYNNTIQNTYGPGIWLIGCCRPYSRDDAKNVYIYHNMFYKTGKNPNIDWVGGIVTSGFYDTLIENNTFDGVYHGAIIQMYPRSGTHVYPTYSNSGHIDLSPKGTGYTTIVRNNIIANTKQRKKDPDGTGYGVINYLPETHTIILENNCLYNNYAGNYLNCTSTTDIYVDPAHLNQNIGAGYFSEEFQESINQTMINSIFKRRCS